GGTGGCTGGGGCCGCAGAGTCTATCAGCCTTGTTAATCAATACGGGTTCCACTCTGATAGACAGCGATTGGTGCAACCGATGCTGGGTCTGCTATTCTCTTTGCccaggcaggaggaggaggcaccTGTTTCCTACTACTTTCACCTGCGGTTCACAGCTCAGCTGGTGATGGCTGGCCCAGCGTGAGGCATCTGGATCAGGCCCAGAAAGTTCCTGCATGTCCATGGGAATGTCTGAGAGGTCTCATTCCACCATGAGAAAAATGTTCCACCTGTTCTGACAAAAGGATGGCtggtatgaaaataaaataaaatcctggaAATGGCTGAGTGGAAGTTCTGAGCTATCTGGAACCCTTAAAGCTGAATAAAGCACCAAAATGAGTATCACAACTTCCCTGAGAAAATGCTGTAAAAGCTGCTGGAAAGACTTTTTACCACAGTTATATTCTGGTAACATTTGTAGAATATTCCATGTGCTCTAGAAGTTATAACTCAAAACAAATCCCTGCCATTTGGAACCATCAGAATACAAAGTCACCGATAGCTTTACATTCAAAAGAGTAAATTGTATAAGTTCATTCAGATGTAGGTGGTGGCATAACATAGGCATTGGCACTGGTGAAACTGAGAGCTGAAATTATTCTCTATACTAATGCTATGTTAATGAAAAGGTTGAATCTAACACTGAACTACCAGTCAGTTTCTACATTGGAGTCATCTATGAGAGAACTACCAGAACACCTTGATGTTACTATGTGTAACTAATTATCCAAAGGTTTGGCAGGGTGATGGGTGATTTGAAGGGGTGCTGCCCAGAAGTTGGCAGGCTGACACCAACACTGCCATCACTACCAAACTGCTCCAAAGCACTGGAAAGCTCTATTTCCAATTTAAGCACTAAGAGACTGTTAGAACTGTGAGAGGTGAAATGGGCTGAAGTGTACTAAAAGGTGTTCAGTGATGTGCTGAAGGGTCAGTGGGGGTTGAAGTGAACAGCAGGAAGAACAGATTTAATTTATCCAATATTGTTTATCCAATATTGTAATAGCCTTTTTCTAAAGTTTGTAACTCTACTGTTGTGACTTCTGTCAGTTCTGAATGTTCTACCTTCTTCTTGGAATATGTTGTATGTCGTAGAGAACACAGAGTCCTTCggggcaaatttgtgattttgggtGTTATAGATAAAACTAGGCTGACTAGACTTGACAAGGGAAAAATATAACCCCACATATCTGTGTCTAAGCCAAGGAAAGTTACAACTTGTGAACTGGTGAAGACACAACAACTTTCCATATCTGAAATGttctcttttcatgttttgacaGAGGATAGCTTCATCACCTTGGTGAATaccaaatgtttattttgtgttgacTTGTCTCACTTTTCAGCCAGATGCATGTTTTCCAAATAGCACAATACAGTGCGCTGCAGGAAACTATCTTAAACTCAATTTAGACACATTTTTGTGATTGCCCACTCACCCAGCACCCTCAAAATTATCTTTACACAATATACTCCACCCAGCTGGAACCCCAAACTGAGCTAAACACAAGCATCCTTTAGCAAATACTGGAGTTTGGAGCTAATTAGTTGTGATAAAACCTGTGGATTGGAAACACGCTGCCTGTCTGCCAAACTGTCTCAGCTCCATTTGAAGCTGATGAATCCAATAAGAAGTGTGAATGACTTTAATTAGTGCTATCACAATGCTGTATCTGCCCATATTAGCTTATTTTCTTTGGGCTGAGCTCAGAAACtgtttacacatacacacactctgtcttGTTTGTTGGGCCTGGTGGTGCGTCGCAGTAATCACCGGCCCAGCATGCTCTGAGTGAAACATTGGCACCCAGCGTTAAGACAAACAGCCCCCTCCCTTTAGACCAAGACAACCCCCCGCTGTGGACTAACAAGACCACATTAACCTCccttaccacacacacacacacagatattctCCCTCTATTTttcctgcacacaaacagacatgcagacatATACTCACACTGTCATACAACATGTAGACACAGTTTCTCTCGTTccttcacacatacattcaaCTGAGGCCACAGGTACATGTTCACACATTGTCAGATCCACAGGGATTGGGAGTCAGCAGAGAGTGAATGACAGACAGTATCAGACTAGTGCTCCCTTGTGGCTTTCAGAATCTTTAATAACTAGAAACCTGTTGGTCCACCTGCTTTTAAACAGTGGCTGAACAAAATGATTTTCTCACTACACAAGGTGAAAATTCACTATCACACAACTGGTCTATTCAGTAAGATCTGGAGAACAGAAGTGGTTTTGATAATGTTTAAACCTCAGCAAAATGCTTTACTTTCCAGCATCTGTCTTTTTGAATGCAATGTGAAAGTCACAggcaaatatttaaataatgtgacagtatttttgttgttttgggtACAAGCTCTTGTATTTCCATTACAAATTAAGGCATTTTGGTGACAATAggcaaaacagcagctgaaggatCTGAACCTGTGACCTGTGACAGAGCAGTCATTGTCATGTTAAtgaattacacacacagtaacagaccAAATTCAACTAATAAACGTTACATTATTATGCATTTTAGAATGTTCCTCTCAGTGTTGATTTCATGTTGTATTTCAGCCAATCAAAAGTATAAAATCAGAGTGATAGGAAATGTAACGCAAACAACTGCCAAGATGAACAAAAATCATACCCTCTCAGAAAAGCAGATATCTATCTCACATGCATTTGGGAATATCCTGGCAGGCTAAAAAGCTGTGCAGGCTAACTTTATGTTAGTTTACTCCCCAGTGTCTGCATCCCTAATTAAGTTCCTTCCTAATGTCTCTATTGTACTacagcccccaccccaccctcccttTTTTGTAATGGGTAGtatgtgtgggtatgtgtgtgttgggggtggaGGCAAACAAAGTGATTGTAACCCTTCCTCCAGGgtgaacattttaaacaaacaccTATAGAAGGAACCATAGATTGACTTATTCTCCCTCCCCGCCCGTGCTGGGGGAGTGTCCTCGCTCCTCCTGTATAAAACCCAACACACCCACCAGCCGTAGAGCATGCAGAGAGAGTCACGGTGTTAGaccgacagagagagagagagaggagactggCAGTATCCCAGAGTGTGTGAAAGTAAAGCGCTTGTGTTTTTGGATATTACAGATACCGCAGAACATCACTCACAAACTTATCTCCGCTCTAGCATGAGTTCACCAGTATCCCTGGATTAATCGGACTTGCAGCCTACTTGCAAAGCGCAAGTTCGCTCGCACTTATTCGAGGACGAATCGCGCACAGAAAACAACGATGGAGAGGAGCATCCCGGGATGGTGTGTGCTGTTAACCCTTGTCTTGCACGGAACGCGCTGCATGGCGGCCAAGGAGCTCCAGTGCCAGGAGATCTCCGTGCCTCTGTGCAAAGGCATCGGCTACAACTACACATACATGCCCAACCAGTTCAACCATGACACGCAGGACGAAGCCGGCCTGGAGGTGCACCAGTTTTGGCCGCTGGTGGAGATAAAGTGTTCCCCGGACTTGCGCTTCTTCCTCTGCAGCATGTACACACCGATCTGTCTAGAGGACTACAAGAAGCCCCTGCCGCCGTGCAGGAGCGTGTGTGAGCGGGCCAAAGCTGGCTGCGCTCCGCTCATGAGACAGTACGGCTTTCCGTGGCCGGACCGAATGAGGTGCGACCTGCTGCCCGAGCAAGGCAACCAGGACACGCTGTGCATGGACTACAACCGCAGCCAGACCACGACTGCCTCTCCTGTGGTGGCGAAGCCGACCAACCGGCCCGTTAAGTCGTTCAACCCCAGGAAAAAGAGCTATGGTCGCGGCATCCCCGGGAAACACAAACCAGCAGCTTCCCCGTGTGAGCCGGGATGTTTCTGCCGCGCGCCCATGGTGCCGGTGACCAGCGACAGCCACCCGCTGCACAATCGCGTCAAGACTGGACAGATCCTGAACTGCGCCATGCCGTGCCACAATCCCTACTTTACCCAGGAAGAGAGGACTTTTACCGCCTTCTGGATCGGCCTGTGGTCCGTCCTGTGTTTCATCTCCACTTTCGCAACTGTGGCGACTTTCCTAATCGACATGGAGAGGTTTAAGTACCCAGAGCGCCCCATCATATTCCTCTCCGCCTGCTACATGTTTGTGTCAGTTGGATACATTGTCAGGCTGATCGCTGGACACGAGGAAGTGGCCTGCAACAGAGAAAACGGCGCTGAACACATCCACTATGAAACCACAGGTCCTGCGCTCTGCACCATTGTTTTCCTGCTTATCTACTTCTTCGGCATGGCCAGCTCAATCTGGTGGGTGATACTGTCCCTCACTTGGTTTCTCGCCGCAGGCATGAAGTGGGGGAACGAGGCCATAGCCAGTTACGCACAGTACTTTCATTTGGCCGCCTGGCTCATCCCCAGCATGAAGTCAATAGCAGTTCTGGCTCTGAGCTCTGTGGACGGGGACTCTGTGGCTGGGATTTGCTACGTAGGCAACCAGAATTTGGATAACCTGCGGGGTTTCGTGTTGGCACCACTTGTTATCTACCTGTTCATCGGCACCATGTTTCTGCTGGCTGGGTTCGTTTCGCTGTTCCGGATCAGGAGTGTAATTAAGCAAGGGGGGACCAAGACTGACAAACTGGAGAGGCTGATGATCCGGATTGgagttttcacagttttatacACAGTCCCGGCCACTGTCATAGTGGCGTGTTACTTTTACGAGCAGCACAACAGACAGACGTGGGAAATTACGCACAACTGTACATGCAAGACAGACCCGAACAGGCAGAGGCCGGACTATGCTGTGTTCATGCTCAAATACTTTATGTGCCTCCTGGTGGGCATCACCTCGGGAGCCTGGATCTGGTCCGGGAAAACACTGGACTCCTGGAGAACTTTTTGCACGCGGTGCTGCTGGGGCAGTAAAGCCTCAGCGGGCTCCATGTACAGTGACGTGAGCACGGGACTGACCTGGAGATCCGGGACGGCCAGTTCCGTCTCTTGCCCCAAACAGATGCCACTGTCCCGGGTTTGACCGGAGGAGTTGTCTGTCTCTAGCCCATGTCATTTGACACTAAAGACTAAAACCAGCGCATTTCAGCTCTTTTGAGGACAAAGTGGCGTAAAGACTAAACTGACTTTATTTGGTAAATTATTAAAGTGAGTCACCAAACTGCCAGGTTAGATGAACCTTTGGTCACGAGCACTCCCCTGATGTGAACTATTGCTGGATTTGTGGTCATGATTCACTCTGCTCATAAAACTTATAAGGCCAGGTTGGACTTATACTTATGGAAAGTGCTCATTCCTTGCCTTATCCAAATGACGTCCATAGGTTTGAATAGAGGGGGCTGGGTaggggaggagggtggtgaCTAATTGTGTCGGGATTGTCCATCAGCGTGTTGTAATTAGCACATTAATGAACGCCTAATGGCTTCTCTTTAAATAATGAGACTCTCAGCAGCAGAACAATGTACCTGGCACCAAGAATGCAGAGTCTTATCTGGGCTTAATTGAATGCATACAGCTGACAAGATCCCTTTTGTCGATAGGTTACATGGTATAGCTAAAGCTCTTGTCCTTCTTCACTGTAAAGAACCGCTGTGTCTTAAACATAAGATTCACAATGAGACTGCTCTGCTTGAAATGAGGCCATCGCCATTTTGTCTACAAGATGGTTTTACAAGTACATTAATCAATGCCTTAATACTGTCTCATACGGGTTGCATTGGCGCGTAAAGtgtatttatataattattGGTGTACATACATTGTACATTTGTATATGAAAATTTACGAGATTGTAAATATGTATAATTTCAACTTTGATAGaagattttattttgagaataaaacaacttttattGAATTTTTACTCGTGCGTCCTGGTCATTCTCGCCAAAACTTTGTCCTGGTCTTTGATGCTGTAAACTAACCTtagagttgttgttgtaatgcatgttttaaaacacaaactgagtgCGTGGACTGATGTTCAGTCTGTTGTGTCAGTCTGGTAAAATCCCCATATTTCTGTGCGTAAGAGCTGAGTAAAgccatttacattttaactaaGTTGTAACTTGCTGTTGGGGTCACATGGGATAAGTAAGCTCTAGTAAACCTCCACAGTGTTGCAGGTTCACATGCTGTGAGATGCGGGGAACAACATCGGCATGGCAATAGGGGCACTACAGGTGGTCTCCTCAGTTTAATGCCCCCAGCGCTGCAGTCTTGTTATTAATGCTCGACTTCGCTCCTCTCTTAAACCCCTGATCCACGATAAATGTGTAACATTTTACTGTATGCCAGTTCACACATTAAGAAGTACATTAACTTCACATATTTTTCAAGcgttgttttctttttctttctttctttctttttttttttttttttttttttttttttttttttttttttttttggaacagGTGGATCAGtggatcatttatttattatttgtcagtGTCGACCGGCTTGTTAGAGGAATATTTAAGAAACTGTCACAAAAGCTACATTTCGTTCAGGAAAATAATCAGGGAGATTCACCTGGTCAGTGGTAGATTTTCTAcaacagtttaaaatattttagagCCAACATTTGTTTTGGCTTTTACGATAATAATGCTTGTAACAGACTTTTAAGTGGACAGCTCAGGTTACTCTTAATGTGGTGGATTCTTAATGTGGTGGGCGAGGACGGACAGATTGTAACTGCAGGCTGACACTCTGTCGTGGGTAAAGTCAGTAACTAGTGTGCGGTGTGTGGTCTGTTTGTCATGCGACAGTGTGGGAGTCTTTAACTGTCAGTGTCATCTCCAAATTGTAGTTGAGGAAAAGTTTGTGCGTACTGGCTGCAAGAGTGGTCTGATTTTTTCCACTAATGTGAGAAAATACGGTATCTATTGAAAACCATGTATAGTCTCTCTAAGACATCTATAAactaaaatgacaaatatgacCCGTGGACATAACAAAACCTGATGTGTTCCTCTGGAACTCCGGAGAATGAATTCCAGTGCGTCGAGACAGATAAAGCTGTATTATGCTGCCACCTCGTGGTCAAACGATTAACTGGCTTTACGCGCCACTGAATTCAACTAAACATTATTAAGCTTCTGTGGTGTTCGgtgctctgtttctgtcttaaTTTGAGCTTTACTTACATGTGAAATATTCAGACCCATTGGAGCCACAATGGAGCCACTTTGTGGGTACCTCAGAGTTTGGGAGTTTAAAGGTAATAACTCTAAACCTGACCTATTAAAATCAACAGTTTTTTGCTATATATATCCAATTAATTGCAATAGAATACAATATGTAGTGGTAAACAAATCAGTTACTTCCTACAGAGCCCTAATTGTGACAACCTCTACATATGTCAGATGTATGTCTGTCAGTAATTACATTCATCAAATGAAGAGACAGCAGATCCTGTTTGCTTGGTCCAGTGAGAACAAATTGCTCTGCCACTGCTTATTAACCATGAGACAAGTTTACTTCCTCttccagttgtgtgtgtgtgtgtgtatttgtgttgtggCAGGGGGTGGGTATGTTCCCTCGAGCCCCAAAGCAAAAAATCAACAGAGGAAATGGGCTGAGAGGTTGTGCCTGATCCATCTCCCTCTAACATAAACACAGTGCTGACTTGCCAGTTCAGGAAGTGCTCATCACGCAGAGATGCTATTGGTGAAATCTAGACAAACCAACTCCTCTTCATCGGCTCCAATTAGGGTGTTTGTGAATGCAGTCTTTGTGTAATGATCTACTTAGTTGTCTGACTCTGATTGGTTTGGAATAAATCATGTTAAGATGTCTGAATGGCTTACACGGGCTGTGAAAGGTCAGATAGCAATGGGAGCCTATAATTTCAGAATGTATACAAAGCTGGGCGGGAAGCATTTTCCTTTCAATAACAGCTATTGTCATGTCATGGCTGATTTACAATGCTgtccaaaacaaacatttcttccAGGCCTAACTGACAGGCTTTGTGACGAAACAGACGACCTCACTGCTCTCTGCccaaatgcatgctgggatCAATCACTACACTACTACtacactattaaaaaaaaaaagacgtgGATGAAGAACATGAATGAATCAGTattaaaatcttctgttctCACTGgatgaaaaattaaaagacaACTCAACAAGTTTGGCCTGAGGGTGGTGCCATGAAAGATCATGTTTCCTTAATCAAAAAGGTTCATCCTCTGTACATCTGCGATTATTTTCAGACTTGCCTCAACTTTCATCATCTTATCAGGAGTATGTCAGCCACATCTGTACATTGTTACAGGCCAAACATTAGCATATGAATGTATATCTGTATACTATAGTATATAGCGTTGGACGAGCTGCATTTTTGAACTGCCAGTGTCACCAAATCAAAAGACAGGAGATCACTAAAGTCAGTCAGATTCACAGGGTTTACTCTgtctatatatttttaaaaaagaaataaatacagaccATCATTCATCTCACATGCTTGTGTGTAAAGTCATGCAGGGTGAGGCTTGTGGAGGTGAGGGGTTAGAAGGagaagggtcaaaggtcacatttttcatttctggcATTATCTGCTAGGGCAAAAAGAGTAGCCCAGTCTGAAGTTCTGTTAGATAGCAGAGACCTTGCTCTAGTATGACTATTGGTTGTGACTGATGATGTTACCAGACTTTAAGATTTTACTGATCTTACTGATTTAACACATGAAGACCAGTTTACTTGTCACATGGAGTTTCGTTCAAGTTGTATAATGTCTCCTCTGGTTCTTGAAGGGCTTTTCTAAAGTCTGACAAAATAACTTAGAAGTAGCAGGATTATCTCAGGTTTGGCTGCAAAAATTTTCAGCCTAAAGATGAGGATATCTTTGCCTcttctgcttcagttttgacCATTCTATTTTAATCTGTCACCCTTAAGTCCCACAGCTTTATAAAAATGCCATAATAAGTCACTGAAGTACCCCTTTGCTTGAGTAGCAGAAACAGAGCTTATGAATTTTAATGTACTCTGTGTGGGTTGATAATTATATCAAGGTTGTAAAATAAATTTTACTGGTGTTTAAAATAGCACATACaagacttttcttttctttacaaGCTTTCTCTGAGGTACAAGCAAGGGAGATTTCACCTAAAGTAGCCTTTCAGTTTCAAATAATATTCATGGTGGTTTGTATTTGTGAAAGTAAGAGCagaaaatctttttcttttgaaagcCATACTCTGTAATTAACTAATCTGTGGACAAGAAGTCAAATCAAAAGCAAGACCTAGAGGCCATTGAGCCTTGCTTTATACAAAACCATCACTGAATCACTCTATTCCTCCTCTATCTTTAAATCCCTCTATCATTAACATCAAAGGATGACAGAATGGATTTTGTTTTCCGAGCCATAGCCATCAGGGACCACCCTACCCAACCACCCACCCCTCTATTCATCTCAACTACCACCTCAGAGGTGAAGAAGATGCTggataatcaatatttttgatGCTTCTGACATCTTCTCTGATGTGCTGTTGTGGTCATTGAGTTTTCCCTCCTACTTTTCAATCTCCTCCGTCTGTCACCCATGAGATTGGAGTGTGTTATTACACCTCAGGCTCAGGGGTGCAGGTTGATTCTTTAACTTCAGTTGAAGAGGAGATCAATGAGAAGCGAAGGCACTGGCTCTTAATAAACTGCTCTGTATTGATATGTGAACACAGCTATACAACACAGGGTGCACATATGGGGAATTTGTCTCTGCATGAGATCTACCAGTTAAATATAGACATTTATGAAGAAAACTCAGACACCCGACAGAACTTTTTAAATCATAGTCTGCCATTTAAGGACTGGAttctttcagttttaaaaatatggCTCACAAATTCTACCAGAATACATACTACAAAGTCTACTGTGACTTGGGTCATCTCTTTTGTCTACTGCATTACTCAACTttgaccactagatggcaatAAAGGCAGTGTTATTGTTAGGTTATATGAGAGACTTACTTGACAAAAGTATTTCATTTAGGAAGCTCTGTCATATCAAATCAGTGAACAACAACCATTAATAAAGTACAATTtttaattgtgtatttttagttttacaCAATATCATAAAAAGTTTGTGGACTTAAGTGTAATTTggtctgcagctgtttttcatgGTTCACGGTTACAATTCTCAGTTTAAGTGAAGACCCTTGTACTGTTTCAGTGTGGTAGCACCTCTGTGCACACAATCATGTCCAGAAAGAAATGGTTTCCACACGTTGGTTTGGGAGAACTTGACTGGCTTGTGCAGAGCCCTGACCTGAACTGGAGTTCTGAATGTCAGCTAGGCCCTATCACCCAGCATCAGTGACCAACCTCACTAATGCTTTTGTGGCTAAAGGCAATGAGAGCAATGCTGTGCAGCCAAGTTCCCCAGTCTTGTCAACAGAGAAAAACGGAGGCTGTTATGACAGCAGATCAGTGGCAATAGTTTTGGGATGAGATGTTCAAATATCTCATATGGGTGTAATATTTAGGTGTCTAtatacttttggccatgtaTTGTCTTTACATTCGACTTTAGACACTTTTAGACATTTACCAATGAAAATCCTATAAATAGCCTGTGTTTTAAAGGGCTGTATGTTCCATATGATCTTATAGATTGCACAACAAAGTGGCGCCTGTAACATGGCTGATATCATGACTGCACCATGTGTTAAGACAGACAGAGTGGCTAGGACTTTACCAAGGACAAATAGCAAGCAAAACTGTTTCtgtgtacattttgtgtgtgagagtgttaTGTTGACAAGCTGTGGGAAGGTCATCAACAACAGACACATACTGTCATTTCAGGGTCAGTTTtatgtgaatgtgcatgtgtaggGTTACTAGGTTTGCTTGTCTGACCTCTTCACTTCCACCAGTGACAGTACAGTCCTTTCTCTGACCACTTGCCACCTTGCTAATGTTTCTGCACATCTTAGCTGCCCAAAATACCACAGCAGAAGAAGAATGGCAAGGGTATGAGGCATGTGTTAGGGTCACGGCTACACTGGAGGTAATGTGACTCAGGGGTTGCACTGTTGCATTCATAGTCATCACTTTGACCAGGCAGAAGTGTCAGTTACTAACTGAAGTTAAAAATTTGAATTCCAGAAATGGCAACAATTATGTCAGAGAGTTTGTTGCCCCTAGAACTATGTTTTATGCATGTTTTCATCCTTTTGGATGAAAAATactcaaagaaaacaataaatccAGTTATAATTACGGGCAGAAAACCagtcaaaatttcaaataaagaaaacattcacaCCTGAGACACTTTTttgacaaaagaaaatgtactgAATATAGGATTTTATCAACCATAAAGTCAAATGTGAATCACTCTCTATATCGGTCAAGTGGGAGAACTTTGCCTGCATGCTGAGTTGATGTTGAATGATGGTGGCCAGAAGGCTGAAGGTCTCGAGTCATCCGAGCAGGGCTGGCTTAAGTTGGGTCATGGCTGGGTTTGTGGAGTGGTCATGTGAGGTGTCAGAGGTCAGgtcagtgtgtctgttgtggTTGCCAGCACTTAGTAATCCAGACAACAGCTGAGCAGTGCAACTACTGCTTCATCGAGGtcagcctgtgtttgtttgaaggACAAATTTTCTCATGACAAAACAGGAACAGGTTAGggttttaaacaaacatgatttGGACTGTAGGCCggaaatagaaaaaaagtgaaTCAGTTGCATTTTACAGAACAAGCTGTATCTGATCAATTAACaacttttattatttcacatttaaaacaacattcagtAAGCATGCATCAGGAAAAACTATTTTGCCATGTGAAACTAAATatctccagaaaaaaaaagactgagacaTGGTAACAaatttttgaaatgttgaacATGTGTAAAGTGccaaagtgtcttttttttttcttttgacaaaaAATGTA
The DNA window shown above is from Lates calcarifer isolate ASB-BC8 linkage group LG4, TLL_Latcal_v3, whole genome shotgun sequence and carries:
- the LOC108880963 gene encoding frizzled-8 — its product is MERSIPGWCVLLTLVLHGTRCMAAKELQCQEISVPLCKGIGYNYTYMPNQFNHDTQDEAGLEVHQFWPLVEIKCSPDLRFFLCSMYTPICLEDYKKPLPPCRSVCERAKAGCAPLMRQYGFPWPDRMRCDLLPEQGNQDTLCMDYNRSQTTTASPVVAKPTNRPVKSFNPRKKSYGRGIPGKHKPAASPCEPGCFCRAPMVPVTSDSHPLHNRVKTGQILNCAMPCHNPYFTQEERTFTAFWIGLWSVLCFISTFATVATFLIDMERFKYPERPIIFLSACYMFVSVGYIVRLIAGHEEVACNRENGAEHIHYETTGPALCTIVFLLIYFFGMASSIWWVILSLTWFLAAGMKWGNEAIASYAQYFHLAAWLIPSMKSIAVLALSSVDGDSVAGICYVGNQNLDNLRGFVLAPLVIYLFIGTMFLLAGFVSLFRIRSVIKQGGTKTDKLERLMIRIGVFTVLYTVPATVIVACYFYEQHNRQTWEITHNCTCKTDPNRQRPDYAVFMLKYFMCLLVGITSGAWIWSGKTLDSWRTFCTRCCWGSKASAGSMYSDVSTGLTWRSGTASSVSCPKQMPLSRV